Part of the Desulfurobacterium pacificum genome, GCAGTATATGAAAAGTTTCTGTAGGAAGGACGTTCCGAAAGTAAAGGCTAGAGCTATTGTTGTTCCTCATGCTGGTTATATGTACTCGGGAAGGGTCGCCGGTGAGACTTATAGTAGAGTAGAGATACCGCCCGTTAACGTTGTTATGGGACCAAATCATACTGGACTTGGTGCGAGAGTTTCCGTTTATCCTGAAGGTGTTTGGGTGACCCCTTTTGGGGAGGTTCCTGTAAATAGTGGTGTTACTGCTGAGCTTGTAAATTATTACCCTTACACAGCGGATACAGCTGCGCACCTTTATGAGCATTCTCTTGAGGTACAATTGCCTTTCTTGCAATTCTGCTCTGGTTTTAGGGAGGATTTATCCATTGTCCCTATTACTTTTCAGCATATTTCTTATGCAGATTGCGAAAAGGCAGGTGAAGGGTTGGCAAGTGCAGTAAAGGATGAAGATAGTTTGATAGTTATTAGTACAGACTTTTCCCACTACGTATCTCAGGAAGAAGCGAACAAGTTGGATTCCTTTGCTATTGATGCGATATTAAACCTTGACCCTGAAGAGCTTTACAGGAGGGTTGTTACTTATAACATATCTATGTGTGGTTTTGTTCCTGCAACTGTGGGAATTATTGCTGCTAAGTTGTTGGGAGCTACGGAAGCAGAATTGGTTATGTACAGAACGTCCGGTGACGTGACGGGAGATTACTCTTACGTTGTTGGTTATGCTGGAATCATCATATATTAAATATGATAGAATTGCGTAAAAATTCTTTTATAGAATTGGGAGGATAAATTGAGCGATTGTGAAAAGGTGGCGGAGATTTTAAAAGCCTTGGGGCATCCTACGAGAGTGAAAATAATAAAGTATTTAGCCGATGGTGAGAAATGCGTGAAAGAGATATGGCAGGAGCTTGAAATACCTCAGCCTACCGTATCTCAGCATATCAATATTTTGAAAAACGCTGGAATTATCTCTTATAAAAAGGATGGGGTAAAAACTTGTTATAAGATTGAAGATCCAAGAGTTATAGATATTATTAAACTATTATCTGAAGAGGAGGTATAGTTAACATGGCACAGGAAATTAGGACTGTTGAAGAATTTGAAAGAGAAGTTTTGGCTTCCGACATTCCAGTTTTGGTTGATTTTTGGGCTCCTTGGTGTGGACCTTGTAGAATGTTGGCTCCTACAATAGACAAGTTAGCAGAGGAGTATGCAGGTAAAGTGAAGGTTGTTAAGGTGAATACGGATGAACTTCCTATGGTTGCTATGCAGTACGGTATAAGAGGTATTCCAACGGTGATGCTTTTTGTTAATGGAGATGTGGCAGATGTTAAGGTAGGTCTTCAACCAGAGGCTGTATTTAGAGACATGATAGAGAGGGTAATTGGAGAATAGAGATGAAAGTATGGGATACCGTTATAGTTGGTGCCGGTCCTGCGGGGCTGGCAGCTGGTATTTACGCAGGAAGGTCAAGACTTTCTACTTTGATTTTAGACCAGATGATGCCGGGAGGGCAGCTTCTCATAACTGAGCAGATAGAGAACTATCCCGGCTTTTCTGAAGGGATAACGGGTTTTGAACTTTCTGAAAAGATGAGGGTTCATGCTGAAAAGTTTGGAGCAGTTTTTGAAAATGGACAGCCTGTTACTTCTGTTGATTTAGATGGTGATATTTTCGTCATTAGGACTGATTCAGGAGAGATAAAGGGAAGAACGGTTATTTGGGCAGCAGGCTCTGTTCCGAGAAAACTTAACGTTCCTGGAGAAGCTGAATTTGTAGGTAGGGGTGTTTCCTACTGTGCTGTTTGTGATGGTGCGTTTTTCAAGGATAAAGTAGTTGCAGTTGTAGGAGGAGGTGATTCCGCTTTAGAAGAAGCGCTCTACTTGACGAAATTTGCTAAGAAAGTTTATCTGATACACAGGAGAGATGCTTTCAGAGCTGTGAAGATTATTCAGGATAGAGTGTTTAATTGTGAAAAGATAGAACCTCTTTTTGATAGAGTGGTTGAATCTATTAATGGAACGCAATTCGTTGAATCTCTTACTCTAAAGAACGTTAAAACTGGAGAAAAAGAAGAGCTTCCTGTTGATGGTGTGTTTATTTTTATCGGTAATGAACCTAACTCTGCTCCTGTTGCGCACCTTGTAGATACAACGGAACAAGGGTTTATAATTACCGATGAGGAAATGGCGACTAAAACGCCGGGCTTGTTTGCAGCCGGTGATGTTAGACATAAATCTTTAAAACAGGTTGTTACCGCTGCTGCTGATGGTGCTATAGCAGCAATGTCTGCTACCAAATACCTTGAGGAGAAGGAAGGTTAGTATGAAGAGGTTTTTGGCTTTAGCTGTTTTATGTTCTCTTCTTTCTTTTTTTAGCTGTGGAGAAAAGAAAGAAACTCCATCTCATAAGGTAACAGAAAAACAGAAGGAGAACGGTTATAAGGCTTACGACTTTACCTTTACTGATATTAACGGTAAAAAGCATAAACTTTCAGATTTCCGCGGTAAAGTTGTAATTGTTCAGTTTTTTGGAACGTACTGTCCACCGTGTAAAGCAGAGATTCCGGTGCTTGAAAGTATTTATAAGAAGTATGCCGGGAAGGTTGTTGTTATAGGGTTGGCTGTTGATGATGTGGGTGATACGCCTGAAAATCAAAAATTGTTTGTTGAAAAAGCTTTAAAGCCTTTTGTTTCTGAAATGGGGATAACGTATTTAGTTGGTCCTGCTCCTGAAAAAGCTTGGGAGGCTTATGCCTATAAGGTGGTGGGTTTGGATTCTATTCCACAGACTTACATAATAGATAAGCATGGTTATCTCAGGTACTATGAAACTGGATTTATGCCTTCCTATGCTTCCCTTTTTGATGAAGCTGTGAGGAAGCTTCTGCAGGAAAAATGAAGATAAAAAACGTAAAGCTGTATAAAACGGTTTACGTGCCGGAGGACTTACCTCAGACGCCCTACAGAGAAGTTGCTTTTGTGGGGCGTTCTAACGTTGGAAAATCCTCCCTCCTCAACACCTTAGCCAACAACTTCAAATTAGCGAAGGTCAGCTCCGAACCGGGGAAAACCCGCTCCATCAACTTCTTTTTAGTTGACGGCAAGTTCTTTTTGGTTGACCTGCCCGGCTACGGCTTTGCAAAAGTTCCCTTTTCTGAACAAAAGCGCTGGAGAGACCTTATAGAAAGTTATCTAAAGGAGAGGGACACCTTAAAGCGCGTTTTCCTCCTTGTAGATTCAAGGGTCGGTCCTACAGAGAAAGACGTTCAGATGAAAGAATGGCTTGACTTTTACGGCATTCCCTACACGATTGTTGCTACGAAAGTTGATAAACTTAAAAAATCTGAAAGGGTAAAACTGAAGTCAAAAATAGAAAAGGGATTCGGGGATTCTAACGTTACGGTTATTCCCTTTTCTGCAAAGACGAGAGAGGGCAGGCAGGAAGTCCTGAAAGAGATAAAGAAAGCTTTAGAGAGCTGAAATGATAGAGGAACTCCGCCTTGGAAACTTTGCCTCAATAACGGCTGAGCTTGATTTCTCACCGAACTTCAACGTGATAATAGGCGAGACGGGGGCGGGAAAATCCCTCCTTCTAAGCGCTATCTCTTTTTTAAAGGGTGATAAATTATCGTTTCCTGCTGAAGAGTGTTTCGTTGAAGCCGTTTTCTCAACCCCTGAAGGTGAAGTGTTCGCCCGCAGGGAGATAAAGGCAGGACGTTCAAGGTGCTTTTTAGACGGCATGAGAGTTCCCCAAAAGCTACTTGCAGAGAGAGTTTCCCCTTTAATCGTTTTTCAGTCGCAAAGGCAGTCAATAGAGCTTTTAAAACCTTCCGTTCAGCTTGAGATTCTTGACAGGCTTGCGGAAAATGAGGAGTTACCTTCCGTTTACAGAGCCAAGTTTGAGGCGTTCAAAAAAGAAAAAGAAAAGTTGGAAGAGCTTGAAAGAAAAGTTCAGGACAGAGACAGGCAGATAGACATACTTAAGTTTCAGATTGAGGAGATAAGGGAGGCGAATTTAAGGGAAGGGGAGGAAGAGGAGCTTCTTGAACTGAGAAACCTTTTGAGGCAGTCTGAAAAAATCAAGGAAGTTAAAGAGCTTGTGAGGGTTCTTATCTACGAAGGGGAAGGTTCGGCGCTTGAGAGGATTTCCGAAGTTATAAGCAGGCTTGAAAAGATTGAAGGAAGCGAAGAGCTTTTGGAGCGTCTGCGGAACGCCTACTACGAGTTAGAAGATATCTGTTCTGAGATTGAAAGGAAGCTTTACGTTCCCGATGAAGAGGTCTCTTTAGACGAGATAGAGGATAGACTTTACGAGATAGAGAAGCTAAAGAGGAAATACGGTTCTTCTATTGCCGAGATTAACGCGTTTTTGAAGGAAGCGGAAGAGAAACTCTACACTCTTGAAAACCTTGAGTTTGAAATTGAAGAGGAGAGGAAAAGGTTAGAAGCTCTGGAAGCGGAGTTGAAAGAGTTGGCTTCCGAAATATCGGAAAGGAGAAAGAGAGCTGCTGAGGAGTTTGAAGCTTACGTTGTTTCAACGCTGAAAGAGCTTGGAATGCCTGAAGTGAGGTTTAAGGTTGAGTTTAGAGAGAAAGAGCTTTCAGCTACGGGAGTTGATGAGGTTCAGTTTCTCTTTTCCGGTAACCCTTCTCTGCCTCTTTCGCCGCTGTCGGCTTCTATTTCTGGTGGAGAGCTTTCCCGTTTTCTTCTGACTATTCTCTCTAAGGTTTCTGTTCCTGGAGTTACAATGGTTTTTGATGAGATAGATGCGGGTATGAGCGGGAAGACCCTTTCTCTTGTTGCAGCGAAGTTAAAAGAAATTGCTAAGAACCAGCAGGTGATTGCGGTAACTCACTCTCCCCAGGTTGTTGCTGCAGCTGACAGAGTGTTTAAGGTGGAGAAGAAAAACGGAAACGTTGCGGTTAGAGAGGTCAAAAAGGAACAAATTGAGAGAGAAATTGCTATAATGATTTCTGGCGATTTAACGGATAAAAGCCTTGAGGCTGCCCGTGACCTTATAAGAAGATGGGAGGAGTGATGGAGGTCGGAGGATTACTTCACGCGTTTAACGTTCACCTTTCTAAAACGGAATTAGCGGAGCTTTCGGTTCTGCTTTTCGTTGTAACTTACGCGATGATTCTTCTTGAAAAGTTCTTTCACAGAACGATTGCTGCTCTCGTAGGTGCTTCTCTGGCTTTAGTTATAGGCGTTATTACGCCTGAGAGAGCGTGGGAAGCGATAGACCAGAATACGATTCTGCTTCTTTTCGGAATGATGAACATCGTGACGGTGATGGGGAAGAGTGGATTTTTCCACATAGTTGCGGCGAAGGCGGTAAAGCTAACTAAGGGTTCGCCGAGCAGGGTGTTGTGGATTTTCTCCCTTTTAACTGCGTTCTTTTCTGCCTTCCTTGATAACGTTACAACGGTGCTTTTTATGGCGCCTGTTATGATTAACATAGCTGAAAGGCTAAAGCTTAATCCTATTCCTTATCTGATAGCCATCGTTTTGGCTTCAAACACGGGTGGAACGGCTACGCTGATTGGTGACCCGCCGAACATTATCATTGGAAGTATTGCCGGTAAGACGTTTAACGATTTCCTTTATGAAGTTGCGCCTTACGCAATTCTTGCTTTCATTTTAGGACTTATCGTTATGCATCTAATGATGGCTAAGGGTGGATTTCTTGAGGCTAAAGCTTCTCCTGAAGAGTTGAAAGAGATTCTTTCAGGTGAGGTGGATGAGTCTTTGTTAGATAGAAGACTGATGAAGAAGTCTGTTGGCGTCTTTTTGGTCACTATAGTTCTCTTTATCGTTGGACACAACATCGGTCTTGAACCTGGCGTTATTGCTCTAATGATGGCTACAATCTTAGCTTTTATCAGTGGTCTTTCACCTGCGTGGATTTTGGAAAAGGTGGAATGGACAACGCTCATATTCTTTATGGGACTCTTTATGGTTGTTGGTGCTCTTGAAGTAAACGGCGTTTTTGAAGACGCTGCTCACTGGCTCATAAAAGAAATAGGAGACAACATCCATCACGGTATTTTGATTGTAGGTTTCGTTTCCGCCTTGATTTCGGGATTCGTTGACAACATTCCGTTTACCATGTCTATGGCTTACGTATTAAAGGGTATGGAAGCTCAGATGGGAAGCGTAATGGACCCTCTCTGGTGGGCTCTTTCTTTGGGAGCTTGTTTGGGAGGAAACCTGACCCTTATAGGTGCTTCTGCCAACATCGTTACTGCTGATATAGCTGAGAGGAACGGCTATAAGATAGATTTCTTCAGATTTATGAAGTACGGAACTCCCGTTGCTGCGGTTACAGTTATAGTTGCGATACTGCTCTTCTACGTTGAGCATGCAGTTTTCGGAGGTTTCTAATATGAACTTGATTGAGAGAATTTTTGAGTCGTTTCTCTGGCGTTCAAGGCTGATGGTTTTGTTTGCCGTTATCTTTTCTCTTTTGGCTTCTTTAGGTCTTTTTATCGTTGCATCAATTGAAATTTTTGAACCTATAGAAAAGCTTTTTGTTAGCGGTTTTCACATTTCTGCTGAAGACCACGAGAAGCTTGTAGGTTCTATTGTTGGAGCGATAGACCTGTTTCTGATAGCCACAGTTCTCATTATCTTCTCTTTGGGTCTTTACGAACTCTTTATCAGTAAGATAGATGAAGCTGAGAACGATGAAAAATCCTCCCGCATCCTTGCCATCCACAGCCTTGACGACCTGAAAGAGAAGTTGGCAAAAGTTGTTCTCATGGTTCTTATCGTAACTTTCTTTAAATACGCCATTCATATAAAGTACGAAACTCCACTTGAAACCCTCTACTTAGCAGTTGGCGTCTTGATGCTTGCCCTTGCACTTTACTACAGCCACAAAAGTCACTAAAAGCAGGATAGGAAATGGCAGAAGAAAAAAAAGAAAAACACAAGACGGAGCGGATTACAGGCACTCAAAAAGCTGCAATTCTCATACTGACGTTGCCTGAAGATATAGCGGTTAACGTGATAAAAAACCTCAAAGAGCATGAGATAAGCAGGTTAGCTAAAACCATTCTCACTTTAGGAACGATAAAGAGAGATATGGTGAAGTTGGTTCTTCAGGAGGCTCACGACGAACTTGCAGAGATTGCGCCGCTTAAAACGGCTCCAGAAGAGGTAAGGAGACTTTTAGAAAAAGCTCTTCCGCCTGATAAGTTCCAGCAGCTCATAGAAGAAACGATGCTTACAGAGTCAGGTAAAGTGATATTTGAAGAGCTTCAAAAGATGGACCCAAAGTTCATAGCCAAGCTTATAGAGAAGGAACATCCGCAGATTATTGCAATTATTCTCTCTCAACTAAAACCTGCTAAAGCTGCAGAGGTTATTCAGTACCTGCCAAAACGTTTAGGCGTTACCAACGTTCAGGAAGAGGTTATAAAGAGACTCGCCCAGCTTGAAAAAGTTTCTATGAACACGTTAAAACTTGTAACTGATGCTCTGGAAGATGAATTGGCTTCTATCGGTGCAGGTAAGGAGCAAACTCTCAGCGGTATAGATATTGCTGCTGAAATAGTTAACAACCTGCCGAAAGAGGTCGCTCAAGAGCTTCTTGATGAAATCAGGAAGGAAAATCCTTCCCTTGCCGATGCCATTGAAGAAAGGATGTTCAAGTTTGAAGATATCGTTAAGCTTGATAACAGGGCAATTATTGAAATACTCAAGGCAGTTGATAAGAACGACCTGCTTCTTGCCCTCAAAGGTGCGCCTGAAGAGATACTCAACAAGTTCCTTTCCAACATGTCTAAGCGTGCTGCCCAAATGTTCCTTGAAGACCTTGAGGCTCTTGGTCCTGTAAAGAAATCCGATGTAGAAAAGGCAAGAAAGAAGGTTATCGCTGTCATTAAGAAGCTTGCGGAAGAGGGTAAAATAGAACTTGGCGGTTCGGAAGAGTTGATTTAGGGGAGGATTTTCGTTGTCTGAAGAGTTCCTTTCTCAAGAAGAGATAGATGCTCTGTTAGGTGGTGGAGAGTCAAAGGAGGAAGAACCTAAAGAGGAGATAGCTCCTTTTGACTTTTCGCAGGTTGAGCAGATAAAAAAAGGGGGCGTTCCTGGATTAGAGCTCATTTTTGAAAGGTGGGTAAAAAGCTTCAGAGACGAAATAAGAAGGCTCGTTCCCCAGGTGGGAATGGTGACGAAAGAATCCGTTTACATAACGCGCTTTAACAATTTTATGATTAAAATTCCAATGCCTGCCAGCTACAGTATCGTCGCGATGAGACCTTTTAAAGAAAACTTCCTTTTCATACTTGATTCTCGTCTTGTTTTTGTCGTTATAAGCGTTATGTTCGGAGGACCTGCTCAGCCCTTCAAGATAGAGGGGAGAGAATTTACCAAACTGGAAACGAGAATAATAGACGACCTTGTAAAAATCTCTTTGAGGACTTTTGAGAACGTTTGGAAGGACGTTTACCCGGTAGAACTTGAGCTTCGTTCTATAGAGCTTAACCCCTCTCTTGCAAGAATCGTTTCCGGAAATGAGAAGGTAATTGTTGTTGAGTGTATGATGGATATTGACGGATATGAAGCGCCTTTCTTTTTCTGCTTCCCGCAGGGCATGTTTATGCCGATAAAAGAGTTAATCTTTTCCGAATCCCTTTTTGCTGAAAAAGACCCTATCTGGGAGAAGCATTTACACGAAAAGTTACTTAAGACGAATTTAAACGTATCCCTTGAACTTGCGAGGAAGCACTTTACGGTGAGAGATATCCTTTCCTGGTCTGAAGGTGACCGTTTGCAGCTTAACGTTTCTAAAGATGACATACTTAAACTTTACGTTGAAGGAAGTCCGAAATTTTATGCTAAACTTGGAAAGGTCAGGGACAGATACGCTGCCATGATAATTGACTACATTAATGGAGAAGAGGATGGCAGAGGAAGAGAAGAATCAGCAGGAGAATCAGGAAAATCAGGAGAATCAGGAAGAGAAGAGTCAGGAAGAACTGGCGAAGGAGTGGGAGGAAGCGCTTAAACAGCAGCAAGAGTCTTCTTCCGGTGAGGGAGAGTCGGAAGAAGATATCATGAGCGCTTGGGAAGAAGCGCTTAAACAGCAGCAGGGGGAGTCTTCTTCTGAAGCTGAAAGTGAAGAAGAGGTTAGTGAGGAGATTCCAGAAGAACTAAAGGAAGAGCAGGAAAGATTTGAACTTTTAAAGGATATACCTTTAGAGATAACGGTTGAGATTGGTAGTGCGTCTTTGCCTTTAGAAGAGATATTGCGTCTTCATCCTAACAGTATTGTGGAGCTTGATAGGTACGTTAACGAACCTGTTGATATAAAAATCAACGGTAGGTTAGTTGCCAAAGGTAAACTCTACACAGTAAAGGAAAACTTTGGTATAAAGATTACTCAGATAATTACGCCTGAAGAGAGGCTGAAGCTTTTAGAGGAGTGATTTATGTCTGTTGCACTGCAATCTCTCTACGTTCTTGCGTCCGGCGGTGAGAGAGCTTTAGAACAGCTTGACGTTACAGCTAACAATATAGCTAACGTTAATACTCCCGGTTTCAAAAAGATATT contains:
- a CDS encoding ArsR/SmtB family transcription factor, which codes for MSDCEKVAEILKALGHPTRVKIIKYLADGEKCVKEIWQELEIPQPTVSQHINILKNAGIISYKKDGVKTCYKIEDPRVIDIIKLLSEEEV
- the trxA gene encoding thioredoxin, yielding MAQEIRTVEEFEREVLASDIPVLVDFWAPWCGPCRMLAPTIDKLAEEYAGKVKVVKVNTDELPMVAMQYGIRGIPTVMLFVNGDVADVKVGLQPEAVFRDMIERVIGE
- a CDS encoding DNA repair protein RecN, which gives rise to MIEELRLGNFASITAELDFSPNFNVIIGETGAGKSLLLSAISFLKGDKLSFPAEECFVEAVFSTPEGEVFARREIKAGRSRCFLDGMRVPQKLLAERVSPLIVFQSQRQSIELLKPSVQLEILDRLAENEELPSVYRAKFEAFKKEKEKLEELERKVQDRDRQIDILKFQIEEIREANLREGEEEELLELRNLLRQSEKIKEVKELVRVLIYEGEGSALERISEVISRLEKIEGSEELLERLRNAYYELEDICSEIERKLYVPDEEVSLDEIEDRLYEIEKLKRKYGSSIAEINAFLKEAEEKLYTLENLEFEIEEERKRLEALEAELKELASEISERRKRAAEEFEAYVVSTLKELGMPEVRFKVEFREKELSATGVDEVQFLFSGNPSLPLSPLSASISGGELSRFLLTILSKVSVPGVTMVFDEIDAGMSGKTLSLVAAKLKEIAKNQQVIAVTHSPQVVAAADRVFKVEKKNGNVAVREVKKEQIEREIAIMISGDLTDKSLEAARDLIRRWEE
- a CDS encoding ArsB/NhaD family transporter, producing the protein MEVGGLLHAFNVHLSKTELAELSVLLFVVTYAMILLEKFFHRTIAALVGASLALVIGVITPERAWEAIDQNTILLLFGMMNIVTVMGKSGFFHIVAAKAVKLTKGSPSRVLWIFSLLTAFFSAFLDNVTTVLFMAPVMINIAERLKLNPIPYLIAIVLASNTGGTATLIGDPPNIIIGSIAGKTFNDFLYEVAPYAILAFILGLIVMHLMMAKGGFLEAKASPEELKEILSGEVDESLLDRRLMKKSVGVFLVTIVLFIVGHNIGLEPGVIALMMATILAFISGLSPAWILEKVEWTTLIFFMGLFMVVGALEVNGVFEDAAHWLIKEIGDNIHHGILIVGFVSALISGFVDNIPFTMSMAYVLKGMEAQMGSVMDPLWWALSLGACLGGNLTLIGASANIVTADIAERNGYKIDFFRFMKYGTPVAAVTVIVAILLFYVEHAVFGGF
- the fliN gene encoding flagellar motor switch protein FliN, encoding MAEEEKNQQENQENQENQEEKSQEELAKEWEEALKQQQESSSGEGESEEDIMSAWEEALKQQQGESSSEAESEEEVSEEIPEELKEEQERFELLKDIPLEITVEIGSASLPLEEILRLHPNSIVELDRYVNEPVDIKINGRLVAKGKLYTVKENFGIKITQIITPEERLKLLEE
- the yihA gene encoding ribosome biogenesis GTP-binding protein YihA/YsxC produces the protein MKIKNVKLYKTVYVPEDLPQTPYREVAFVGRSNVGKSSLLNTLANNFKLAKVSSEPGKTRSINFFLVDGKFFLVDLPGYGFAKVPFSEQKRWRDLIESYLKERDTLKRVFLLVDSRVGPTEKDVQMKEWLDFYGIPYTIVATKVDKLKKSERVKLKSKIEKGFGDSNVTVIPFSAKTREGRQEVLKEIKKALES
- the fliG gene encoding flagellar motor switch protein FliG, coding for MAEEKKEKHKTERITGTQKAAILILTLPEDIAVNVIKNLKEHEISRLAKTILTLGTIKRDMVKLVLQEAHDELAEIAPLKTAPEEVRRLLEKALPPDKFQQLIEETMLTESGKVIFEELQKMDPKFIAKLIEKEHPQIIAIILSQLKPAKAAEVIQYLPKRLGVTNVQEEVIKRLAQLEKVSMNTLKLVTDALEDELASIGAGKEQTLSGIDIAAEIVNNLPKEVAQELLDEIRKENPSLADAIEERMFKFEDIVKLDNRAIIEILKAVDKNDLLLALKGAPEEILNKFLSNMSKRAAQMFLEDLEALGPVKKSDVEKARKKVIAVIKKLAEEGKIELGGSEELI
- a CDS encoding TlpA family protein disulfide reductase; this encodes MKRFLALAVLCSLLSFFSCGEKKETPSHKVTEKQKENGYKAYDFTFTDINGKKHKLSDFRGKVVIVQFFGTYCPPCKAEIPVLESIYKKYAGKVVVIGLAVDDVGDTPENQKLFVEKALKPFVSEMGITYLVGPAPEKAWEAYAYKVVGLDSIPQTYIIDKHGYLRYYETGFMPSYASLFDEAVRKLLQEK
- the trxB gene encoding thioredoxin-disulfide reductase; this translates as MKVWDTVIVGAGPAGLAAGIYAGRSRLSTLILDQMMPGGQLLITEQIENYPGFSEGITGFELSEKMRVHAEKFGAVFENGQPVTSVDLDGDIFVIRTDSGEIKGRTVIWAAGSVPRKLNVPGEAEFVGRGVSYCAVCDGAFFKDKVVAVVGGGDSALEEALYLTKFAKKVYLIHRRDAFRAVKIIQDRVFNCEKIEPLFDRVVESINGTQFVESLTLKNVKTGEKEELPVDGVFIFIGNEPNSAPVAHLVDTTEQGFIITDEEMATKTPGLFAAGDVRHKSLKQVVTAAADGAIAAMSATKYLEEKEG
- the fliM gene encoding flagellar motor switch protein FliM, with translation MSEEFLSQEEIDALLGGGESKEEEPKEEIAPFDFSQVEQIKKGGVPGLELIFERWVKSFRDEIRRLVPQVGMVTKESVYITRFNNFMIKIPMPASYSIVAMRPFKENFLFILDSRLVFVVISVMFGGPAQPFKIEGREFTKLETRIIDDLVKISLRTFENVWKDVYPVELELRSIELNPSLARIVSGNEKVIVVECMMDIDGYEAPFFFCFPQGMFMPIKELIFSESLFAEKDPIWEKHLHEKLLKTNLNVSLELARKHFTVRDILSWSEGDRLQLNVSKDDILKLYVEGSPKFYAKLGKVRDRYAAMIIDYINGEEDGRGREESAGESGKSGESGREESGRTGEGVGGSA
- the amrB gene encoding AmmeMemoRadiSam system protein B — translated: MVRYPAVAGQFYPADRTELEQYMKSFCRKDVPKVKARAIVVPHAGYMYSGRVAGETYSRVEIPPVNVVMGPNHTGLGARVSVYPEGVWVTPFGEVPVNSGVTAELVNYYPYTADTAAHLYEHSLEVQLPFLQFCSGFREDLSIVPITFQHISYADCEKAGEGLASAVKDEDSLIVISTDFSHYVSQEEANKLDSFAIDAILNLDPEELYRRVVTYNISMCGFVPATVGIIAAKLLGATEAELVMYRTSGDVTGDYSYVVGYAGIIIY
- a CDS encoding YqhA family protein → MNLIERIFESFLWRSRLMVLFAVIFSLLASLGLFIVASIEIFEPIEKLFVSGFHISAEDHEKLVGSIVGAIDLFLIATVLIIFSLGLYELFISKIDEAENDEKSSRILAIHSLDDLKEKLAKVVLMVLIVTFFKYAIHIKYETPLETLYLAVGVLMLALALYYSHKSH